The genomic region ccttgccccagtctctctctctctctctctctctctccctctctcctcctgctcccttccccaatctctctccccttcctgacaccagtctctctctctcctccctctccttgcccccagtctctctctctcttcccccttacCTTATCCCTAgcctttctctcgctctctctcccattctccctACTccccagtctctgtctctctccccagtctctttctcactctttcttccccctcccccatcctcagtttttctctatccctccccccagcctcactctctctcctccccctccttccccccagtctctctctctctctctttttcacctCCCAAATCTGGTTCCCATTTTCCAAACGGACACTTCAAAAACTGTGTTGACTGTGAAGGTCACTGGGACACCTCAGGAAGCACCCGGCGAAGGGGCCTTCCCACTCTCTTTACCTGATAGTTGTTATCGATGGGTTCGACCATGGGCTGGCCCACTCGTTTCAACATGATGGTGTAGCACACGCAGATGGTGAGCAAGGGAAGCAGGTAGACTGCGAGAAACGTGTAGACGATGAAGGCTCGCTGCTGCGATGCTGTCGGAAAGGCTTCAATGCAATAAGTCTGCAGCCCATACCAGTAACCCCGCTCCAACCTGTGGTACATTGCCATGGGAACGGACAAGAGGAAGGAACCTGCAGAGGGACAACGGAGCGATGGAAAGTCAGAAACGAGCTCCTGGATCACGGAAGAGAAATCTGAGAATTAAAAGAGGTGAGAGGTTTACGAGCTCGGGATAGGATTCCGTCTTTATTCCCCGGGTTGGGGGATCGAGagctagagggcatcagtttaaggttggaggggaaagaataaaaaggaacctgaggggcaactttttttacacagagggtggcacgcatATGGTATGAGCTGCCCATGGAAGTGgctgaggcgggtacattaacaacatttaaaaggcatttggacagatacatggacaGAATATGCGccaaatggggttagtgtgggcaGACATTTTGGTTGAGACAGACCagtttgtgccaaagggcctgtctccgtgctgtaagaaCAGCTGAAGGTGAAGCAGAAAAGTCTTGCTTTGAGATTTTTAACCCTGTCAAGTGAGACCGTGATATGAATGTTCCCATATAATCCCACCATTCCATAAAGATTCCATTAATCCTTGTAGTCTCGTGGTGATTCAGCAGAGAGAAGGATACGCGGGATTTATAATTCCATCCTTGCAGAGTGTGTCTTCAGGTGTCTGGGCTCCTTATCCCAGAATCTCCTCCCTGAAACTCTCCGCCTCTGCATATCGCCTGACAGCACACTCCGACCTACTGCTAATCCTTCGTAATATGCCCTTTTGATCTGAGGTTCAACTTTTTTTTCTGCAATTCATGAAGACTCCTGCAGTATTGAGGACATTCTTCTGCGCTGGTGAATGTTAAAGATGCCACTGGTACTATTTCAAACAGAACAGCAGGCACTTTCCCTGCCCAATGCTGTGGGACATTGCTGCTGGCAGCCCCAAAATGGCTGCCGCAAAATGGCCACAAGATGGCTGCCACACCAGAGCAAAACTAAGGAAGCCAATtatgtgaagtttttttttaattcattcagtgGATGAAGgccgggccagcatttattccccatcgggcaggtaagagtcaatcacattgctgtgggtctggagtcatatggaggccagactagataagaacggccatttccttccctaaaggaacattaatgaaccagactgGCAATTGACAATGGAGTCATGGTCATCGTTTGACGCTTatctccatttttttaaaaattgaattcaggtGCCACCAGCTGCCACAGCAGGATTccaacccaggtcctcagaatatttcctgggtttctggattaacagacaATATCACTACGCCAACACCTGATGTTGGCTACAGAATcagacagcgtggaaacagacctctcTGTCAGGATTTGTGTTTCTGATTGACCATAGGTGTCATCTCGTTTTATTGTCATTCTTACCACGTTAATCCAGACCCTGAAACGTAGCAGGTTATATAGTTGTACTTGTCATGACAGCTAGATCTCATTTTGCTCCCCCTGTCTAGCCCCAGctctcctgtttcaactcaaGTACTTCCACAAGTGTGTGGCAATGAAATGAACTGAAGCAGCCCTTTCCTTGCCAGTGCCTCGTTATACGCTGCTTGAGGGCCCAGGTCACAACTTTGCTGAGCTCAAGAGTTTGCTTCCAACTTGGCCAGTACACGTGGAAGATGAGCCCAGACTGTGAGACACCCCTGAGGGTCAACAGCAAAATGTAATGCCTGAAGTCATACTGAGGGATCTGCCTCCAAACCATGTGAATAAAAGCTTTGTGATATAAGTCAATGCACAGCCATCTCATACGCAAGCATCTCCATTTGGTTCCTTCGTTGCTGGCTGTCCGAGCAGAAAGTCCCATTGGTCCAGGACTTAGCTCATCTGAAAGAATCTGTTTATACCAAGTTCCCAGCCATCTTTCCTACATGATTTGGAAGGCTCTAGACtggtcactcagtggttagcactgctgcctcacagcaccagggacccaggttcaattccaccctcaggtaactgtctgtgcgtggtgtttgcacgttctccttgtgtctgcatggattttctctggtttcctcccatatgtcctaaaatgtgcagattaggatggattggccatgctaaattgcccatagtgtccagggatgtataggttagagtggattggcaatgctaaattatctatagtgcccagggatgtgcaggttaggatggattgaccatgctaaattacccatagtgtccagggatgtgtagattaagtggattggctatgttaatttacccatagtgtccagagatgtgcaggtttgggtggatttgccatgctaaattatccataatgtccagggatatgcagattaggtgcactgacatgttaaattacccatagcagATTAGGTGTATTGGTCATGCTAGATTCCTTGTAGTGTCTCGGGATACATGggttagggtgaattagccaggctaaattacccatagtgtccagggatgcatgggttagggtggattggccatgttaaattcccatagtgcccagggatgtgcaggctgggtggactggccatgctaaattacccatcgtgtccggggatgtgcaggtgaggtggattagtcatgctaaattacccatagagcCGAGGGATGTGCAGctgaggtgaattagccatgctaaattacccatagtgccgagggatgtgcagatgaggtgaattaaccatgctaaattacccatagtgccgtGCCGAGGaatgtgcagatgaggtgaattagccatgcgaaattacccatagtgccgagggatgtgcagatgaggtgaattaaccatgctaaattactcatagtgccgagggatgtgcagatgaggtgaattaaccatgctaaactACCCgcagtgccaagggatgtgcagatgaggtggattagccatggggaaatgcagggtgggtctgggtagaatACTGACGCAGATGCTGATTGGCCTTTTCCCACCCATTCTAGAGGGAGTTCTCCAGCTCTGTGCTAGAGAGGGATAAACAGAAAGTTAACTTGTTCTTCTGTCTTCCTCGACCTTCTGTGTGTCAGTGATGTTGGTTATatagtcagacagcacagaaacaaacccttccgtGCAACTAGTGCATGccgaccacaatcccaaactaaactagacccgccgcctgcacttggcctatttcccttcaaacctttttTCTTTGTACTCCGTGATGTCAATCGATTTTTAGTTCACACTCACCGATCCAGATAAGCACACTGACCGCCATCGCTAGCCTCGGAGTACGGTGACGCAGTGAACGGAGAGGGTAAACAGTCGCATAACAACGGTCCACGCTCATCGCAGTGAGCGTGATACATGTCGCctggacagtcacctgaagcaaaAGACAGAAATGGTGTTGGTGGGATTGCGGGATGGCAAATAGCAACACTCATTAGGGGTTACATTTGGAGTAGCCTTTGCACTATTAAAGGTGCCTTCTGTCACAATAGTGTGGCTTTAAAAGGtcattttgtcctgtttttttttctataacaGATTGAATGAGAGGCACCGAGGTGTCTGTaagaaagtaaacaacttgtgaggccttgagttgaaacaatagaagcagactggctgggtgtggccagctctcacagccCAGGATTTGTagggttttttttcagttttaggTTTAGCTTTAGGCAGTTGCTTTTATGGACTTGAAGTAGTAAAagttatcttttccctctcttggTCACAGCTAAAAGCTGGAGTTTCTCTCTGTTGCTGGGTTACGTGTGatacaaatttattttttctGAACTTACCTTTATGCCAAAGGGTGTGttgatgggatgttactatattggaacagtgcATCAGTAAAAGTTACTGTATctactctggtgtggctgcacttggactattgcatacagttctggtcaccacattataggaaggatgtggaagcatcggaaagggtgcagaggagagtcaccaggatgttgcctggtgtgaagGGAAAGTCgaatgaggaaatgctgaggaacttgaggctgctttcattagaaagaagaaggttgagaggtgacttaatagagatatacaagatgatcagaggactaGATAGCATGGCCAGTGAGAGTCTTTTTATCTTgggtggtgatggctagcacaaggggacatagctacaaattgtggggtaatagatataggacagatgtcagaggtaggttctttactcagagagtactaAGGGTGTGGaataccctgcctgcaacagtagtagacctgCTAAatttaagaggagaaagtgaggactgcagatgctggagatcagagctggaaatgttttgctagaaaagcgcagcagatcaggcggcatccaaggagcaggagaatcgatgttttgggcatgagcccttcttcaggaagggctcatgcccgaaacgtcgattctcctgctacttggatgccgcctgacatactgcgcttttccagcaacaaattttcaactgctaaatttaagggcatttaaatggtaagTGGATAAACagatggataataatggaatagtgtaggttagatgggcttcagattggtttcataggtcagcgcaacattgagggccgaagggcctgtactgcaccatAACGTATCTATGATTCGGTTAacttttccaatagagttaagttattctaagtcCTTCTTTCTTTAGTTGTATTACAactgcagtgtttaaataaattctgttttgcttaacgtCACACTGCATCTGGAATATGGCATTTcacatctttaaaataagaaagggtGAGGGTCGAGGCTAGctacttagaatattttgaggtggttggtctggtccataacacatctCCTTCCTCGTTTTCAGAGGGCCATTAGAACAGTAATTGGCCATCTACGTGATTTGGATCCTGGTTATTCTTAACATCCTTTTCCAGTGAAACCTGCAGTGATGATGGATCAAACCACCTTCCCAAATCGACAGGCATTTTTTGGGAaagagtttcagatttccaatccCATTCTTGGGTGAAGAAGTGCTTCCTGCACTAACTTCAATTTTACAATCAGCTCCCTTTTATATAATCATTCCTGTGCCTCCAAAGGAAATAGTTCTCTCTATGAAATCCTTTAAACCCCACAACCAGACCATCCATCAATCTCCTCTGAGTAAGGGGATACCATCTAAATTTAAGCAACGTACTTTTACAACTTATCAGTCCAACTAAAGCGTTGAGTTAGCAGAGTTAGTATTTCTCTGGGATTGAGTATCTataaaggatattgctggggataaaaggtcaaagttttgttttgctgtttatgttaagattcaaagtttgggagaagatttgtagcttgggtgctcgttgttgtggttctgttcaccgagctgggaatttatgttgcagacgtttcgtcccctgtctcggtgacaccctgagtgcttgggagcctcctgtgaagcgcttctgtgatctttcctccggcatttgtagtggtttgaatctgccgcttctggttgtcagttccagctgtccgctgcagtggtcggtatattggtccaggttgatgtgcttattgattgagatttttttaaacttatgctttttttctttcccattgtgttcttttgttcaagaacactggcagcctcttgtgaatatAGACTCTTACTATCCATCCTGGGAACCAACTGCAAAAAGTAATCCTACGATCTATCATGCTGGGTTTCACTCTGGGATTTCACTTGTTCTGTATTACCACTAGCTTGTAGACCGTATAAACTGAGTCCACCCTGCATATTAGCACAGACCAATCCCAATCCACAGCTAATCGGGGATCAACTAGAGACGGCCACTTATTACCTGCTGTAAGTAGTTGACAAATTTGCACATGAAGTCTCCAAATATCCAGCTGGGCAGTGGATAAAGTGTGGCTGTAAATGGAACACAGCATACCAGGAAGATGATGTCTGTCGTTGCCAGATTTGCTGGAAATACAGAAAGAAAAAATGTCAGTCTCTTAGTCTTCAATGCTTTGGAATTGTATCAGACTACACTGTTCTTCAAGACAGAGGGAAACATAGAGAAAAGAactggcagcacggtggcacagtggttagcactgctg from Hemiscyllium ocellatum isolate sHemOce1 chromosome 45, sHemOce1.pat.X.cur, whole genome shotgun sequence harbors:
- the LOC132836065 gene encoding G-protein coupled receptor 54-like gives rise to the protein MLLGLVGNSLVIYVISKHRQMRTATNFYIANLATTDIIFLVCCVPFTATLYPLPSWIFGDFMCKFVNYLQQVTVQATCITLTAMSVDRCYATVYPLRSLRHRTPRLAMAVSVLIWIGSFLLSVPMAMYHRLERGYWYGLQTYCIEAFPTASQQRAFIVYTFLAVYLLPLLTICVCYTIMLKRVGQPMVEPIDNNYQVKRQVPHLSERSVAMRTKVTKMVVVIVLLFTICWGPIQLFILFQGFYINFQATYETYKIKTWANCMSYANSLINPIVYAFMGESFRKSFKKAFPFMFRKRVRDSSIANGSRNAEMKFVTEES